The Panicum hallii strain FIL2 chromosome 9, PHallii_v3.1, whole genome shotgun sequence genome has a window encoding:
- the LOC112873318 gene encoding SUMO-conjugating enzyme SCE1-like, with amino-acid sequence MSGGIARGRLAEERKAWRKNHPHGFVARPETLADGSANLMIWNCTIPGKQGTDWEGGYYPLTLHFSEDYPSKPPKCKFPQGFFHPNVYPSGTVCLSILNEDSGWRPAITVKQILVGIQDLLDQPNPADPAQTDGYHLFIQDPAEYKRRVRLQAKQYPALL; translated from the exons aTGTCGGGAGGGATCGCGCGCGGCCGCCTCGCCGAGGAGCGCAAGGCCTGGCGCAAGAACCACCCCCAC GGGTTCGTGGCGAGGCCGGAGACGCTGGCCGACGGGTCGGCGAACCTCATGATCTGGAACTGCACCATCCCCGGCAAGCAAGGA ACCGATTGGGAAGGTGGTTACTACCCTCTTACCCTTCATTTCAGTGAGGACTACCCTAGCAAACCTCCCAAGTGCAAGTTTCCACAGGGTTTTTTCCACCCAAATGTCTATCCTTCAGGGACAGTCTGCCTCTCAATTCTCAACGAGGATAGC GGTTGGAGACCTGCTATCACTGTTAAGCAGATTCTAGTTGGAATACAGGACTTGCTCGATCAGCCTAATCCAGCTGATCCTGCTCAAACTGACGGATATCACCTTTTCATCCAG GATCCAGCAGAATATAAGAGGCGTGTTCGTCTGCAGGCCAAGCAGTATCCTGCTCTGCTGTGA
- the LOC112876764 gene encoding putative expansin-A30, with protein MASPSTAILALAVALVCAATAANARFTAMQWTPAHATFYGDETAAETMGGACGYGNLYATGYGTDTAALSTTLFKDGYGCGTCYQIRCASSPWCYRGSPVITVTATNLCPPNWAQDSNNGGWCNPPRTHFDLSKPAFMRMAQWRAGIVPVMYRRVPCVRRGGLRFALQGNPYWLLAYVMNVAGAGDVAEMSVRSGRGAWVRMSHNWGASFQAFAQLGGRALSFKVTSYTTRQTVVATNVAPANWCLGLTYQARVNFS; from the exons ATGGCTTCTCCATCCACAGCCATCTTGGCCCTCGCCGTCGCGTTGGTCTGCGCAGCCACCGCGGCGAACGCGAGGTTCACGGCGATGCAGTGGACTCCGGCGCACGCCACGTTCTACGGCGACGAGACCGCGGCCGAGACCATGG GTGGGGCGTGCGGGTACGGCAACCTGTACGCAACGGGGTACGGCACGGACACGGCGGCGCTGAGCACGACACTGTTCAAGGACGGGTACGGGTGCGGGACGTGCTACCAGATCCGGTGCGCGAGCTCCCCCTGGTGCTACCGGGGCTCGCCGGTGATCACGGTGACGGCGACCAACCTGTGCCCGCCCAACTGGGCGCAGGACTCCAACAACGGCGGCTGGTGCAACCCGCCGCGGACCCACTTCGACCTCTCCAAGCCGGCGTTCATGCGGATGGCCCAGTGGCGCGCCGGCATCGTGCCGGTCATGTACCGGCGGGTGCCCTGCGTGAGGCGCGGCGGCCTCCGGTTCGCGCTCCAGGGGAACCCCTACTGGCTGCTGGCGTACGTGATGAACGTGGCCGGCGCCGGAGACGTCGCGGAGATGTCGGTGAGGAGCGGGCGCGGCGCGTGGGTGCGCATGAGCCACAACTGGGGCGCGTCGTTTCAGGCGTTCGCGCAGCTCGGCGGCCGGGCGCTCAGCTTCAAGGTCACCTCCTACACCACCCGGCAGACCGTCGTCGCCACCAACGTCGCGCCGGCAAACTGGTGCCTCGGGCTCACGTACCAGGCCCGCGTCAACTTCTCCTGA
- the LOC112875975 gene encoding uncharacterized protein LOC112875975 has translation MAGQSEAMIEKMQLRQGYRNVWHTDLTNAVAADLPWCCLSLWCGPCVSYMLRRRALYNDMSRYVCCAGYMPCSGKCGESQCPEVCLATEVFCCFGNSVASTRFLLQDEFNIQTTQCDNCIIAFMFFLQQLACICSLVACIVGNSELSDVASVISCMSNLVYWTVCSCMQTQHKVEMDKRDGTFSTMSVPPMQQMSRW, from the exons atggCGGGGCAGTCGGAGGCCATGATCGAGAAGATGCAGCTGCGGCAGGGCTACCGCAACGTCTGGCACACCGACCTCACCAACGCCGTCGCGGCGGACCTCCCAT GGTGCTGCCTATCGCTGTGGTG CGGCCCGTGCGTGTCCTACATGCTGCGCAGACGGGCGCTCTACAATGACATGTCAAG GTACGTGTGCTGCGCCGGGTACATGCCGTGCAGCGGCAAGTGTGGCGAGAGCCAGTGCCCAGAAGTGTGCCTCGCCACCGAGGTGTTCTGCTGCTTCGGCAACTCGGTGGCGTCCACCCGGTTCCTGCTGCAGGACGAGTTCAACATCCAGACGACGCAGTGCGACAACTGCATCATC GCCTTCATGTTCTTCCTGCAGCAGCTCGCCTGCATCTGCTCCCTTGTCGCCTGCATCGTCGGCAACAGCGAGCTATCCGACGTCGCGAGCGTCATCTCCTGCATGTCTAACTTAGTCTACTGGAC GGTCTGCTCGTGTATGCAG ACGCAGCACAAGGTGGAGATGGACAAGAGGGACGGCACGTTCAGCACCATGTCTGTGCCTCCGATGCAGCAGATGTCACGCTGGTAA
- the LOC112873809 gene encoding uncharacterized protein LOC112873809 produces the protein MAEKKLLLLPVAVAQKHAHAHGVGGGDRVWARPWRWAKTAFFLAAMLASLLLVCAPPLLVVLLDLALPPALFSAALRAGDGYASFASAAVAQARAFDFRSSLVDLPAVSTARALLILCAYVVCGGGGAYLWVVGACAAGSVSYVLVKAATVLPRRAALQVGGERAVTAAGPEAMLLLSLALAAAHIAAAYRTSCRERRRMLVYRIDVEGAVRLKGGHQTPKGLKA, from the exons atggcggagaagaagctgctgctgctgccggtggcggtggcgcaaaagcacgcgcacgcgcacggcgtGGGTGGCGGGGACCGGGTGTGGGCGCGCCCGTGGCGGTGGGCCAAGACGgccttcttcctcgccgccatgCTCGCCTCGCTCCTGCTCGtctgcgcgccgccgctcctcgtCGTGCTCCTCGACCTCGCCCTCCCGCCGGCGCTGTTCTCGGCTGCCCTCCGCGCCGGCGACGGCTACGCCTCGTTCGCCTCGGCGGCcgtggcccaggcgcgcgcctTCGACTTCCGGTCCTCGCTCGTTGACCTGCCCGCCGTCTCCACCGCGCGCGCCCTGCTCATCCTCT GCGCCTACGTGGtgtgcggcggaggcggcgcgtaCCTGTGGGTGGTCGGGGCGTGCGCGGCCGGGTCCGTGTCCTACGTGCTCGTCAAGGCCGCCACCGTgctcccccgccgcgccgcgctgcaGGTGGGGGGCGAGCGCGCCGTGACTGCGGCGGGACCGGAAGCCATGCTCCTGCTCTCGctggcgctcgccgccgcgcacATCGCCGCGGCGTACCGGACCAGCTGCCGCGAGCGCCGGCGCATGCTCGTGTACAGGATCGACGTCGAGGGCGCC GTGAGGCTAAAAGGAGGCCATCAGACACCCAAAGGGCTGAAGGCCTGA